A single genomic interval of Buteo buteo chromosome 20, bButBut1.hap1.1, whole genome shotgun sequence harbors:
- the TXNL4A gene encoding thioredoxin-like protein 4A isoform X2 — protein MYELYDPCTVMFFFRNKHIMIDLGTGNNNKINWAMEDKQEMIDIIETVYRGARKGRGLVVSPKDYSTKYRY, from the exons ATGTACGAGTTGTACGATCCCTGTACagtcatgtttttcttcag GAACAAACACATCATGATTGATTTGGGTACAGGTAATAACAACAAGATCAACTGGGCAATGGAAGATAAGCAAGAGATGATTGACATTATAGAAACTGTTTATAGAGGAGCCCGCAAAGGTCGAGGTTTGGTGGTATCGCCAAAAGATTATTCCACTAAATACAGATACTGA